The segment AGATGCCAGAGAAAAACTATTCTTCTTGGAATGCATTGATTAGTGGATACGTCAATTGTGGGGACATAAAATCAGCTTGGAGATTTTTTGATGCAATGCCCGAAAGAAATAGTGTTTCTTGGATCACAATGATTGCTGGGTACTCAAAATGTGGAGATGTTGACTCTGCTAGCAAACTGTTTGATCAGATAGCTAAGAAAGATCTGCTCACGTTTAATGCCATGATATCTTGCTTTGCTCAGAATAGCCAACCGAGGAAGGCCCTTTGGTTGTTTAGTGAGATGCTTAAGGCTTATACAAATATTCAGCCAGATCAGATGACTTTGGCAAGTGTTGTATCAGCTTGTTCACAATTGGGAGACTTGAGATTTGCATCATGGATTGAGTCATACGTAAATGATCTTGGAACAGAGATTGATGACCAGTTGGTTACTGCTTTACTTGACCTATATGCAAAGTGTGGGAGTGTTGACAAGGCATTCGAGCTATTTCATGGCTTAAACAAGAAGGATGTGGTTGCTTATAGTGCTATGATCTCTGGATGTGGCATAAATGGCAAGGTTGCTGATGCTATCAAGTTGTTTGACATGATGGTGGATGCCCAAATCCATCCAAATTTAGCCACCTTTACAGGGCTCTTAACTGCATGTAACCATGCTGGACTGGTCAAAGAGGGCTACCGATTCTTTAGTTCCATGAAGGACCATGGCCTTGTACCTTCAACTGATCATTATGCAATCATGGTCGATCTTTTAGGGAGAGCTGGAAGATTACAAGATGCATATGAGCTGATAAAGAGTATGCCAATGCAACCTCATTCTGGGGTTTGGGGGGCTTTGCTGCTTGCATGCAACGTGCATAACAATGTGGAGTTAGGAGAGATTGCAGCTCAGCATTGTTTTAATTTGGAGACTAATGCAACTGCTTATTATTCTCTTCTTGCCAACATTTATTCCTCTGCTGGAAGGTGGGATGATGTCGGGAGATTGAGAAAGTTGtggaaagagaagaaattggCCAAGTTATCAGGGTGTAGTTGGACAGAATCAACTTGACTTTTTCGTACTCAGAGGGTAAGATGCTAGTCTGTGAGTCCTTGTAGATCGTAGACCCCCCTGGCTCCAAATCTGGTCTTGGGATGGCAAATTCAATTTGCTAAATGTAGAAGAAAGTTGGTCAAGTCATGCATGAATCTGCTTTGAGTTTTAAATGTCCTTAAAGCTTCATCAGGGAGGCCAAGTCTTATATTACGAAGGCTAAAATCAACTTGAGAAAGCCAATTCTAGTATGATATGAAGGATGAAGCTGATTGGGAGAAATTGAATATCGTCCCTGCTTTGTCATGAAATTGTGGGTTGGGGTCTTATTTTCCAGTGGACCATACTCCTCAGCATGGCAAGATCATTTTATGTCTGTGGACATGTCCGATTTATGGTTGGTTCATGAACAGCAGCATGGTTATATACCGATGTTTTCTTCATTGGTTCGTTGTCCACACGAGGTGCACGGATCTTTTCCTAGTAAGTCATTTATTTTCCCTGCCTCGTTCAAATAGAAGTTGGTATTTTAATGGTTTCATAAAAGAACTTAACTTGTAACCTGCCATTCGGCAGCAAAACGAGTTCTGCCTGACCCTGACTTGTTCTCGCCATCATTGATGCTTGTTCTTTTGAAGTTAATGTATTATTGATTCTACAACTTGCTGATTTCAACCCTGAAGACGCTGAATAATATGTGGATTTGGTGGAGTTAGATCATTGACATTTTACTGTCGTTTGAACGCTATTATGTGAATGAAACAATTATGCAAGATGTGTATTCCAAGGAAAGATGGAGTAAAGAGGGGGAGGGGACAAAGGGCAATGATCTAGGTATGTTTTACAGCAAATAAAAGAGATGGAATGTACTCGATTTAATATCATTACCTTCTTTTATATGTCGTGAGTTTGGTGCTAGTATGAGAAGTACCTTTCCATATTTCAATATCTtcgaaaatatttaaaattacagGTAAATCATATTTGAGTTTATTAATTCGATGAACAATACCAtaggtaaaataatattttttttttgggaggggAGGGTTGAATTGTCTGTTGATCACGgtctttataatataatttttttatggtaatggttgttttttaaagtttttttttaaaaaaattttatttatttattttaatttatttttaatattagcatgataaaattatttaaaaatatgtaaaaaaattatttaaagtaaaaaagtttaatttttttaaaaaaagtattattgaaacggaaaaacaaaaaaaatctattaaaatacaACGAAAAATCAAAAAGCAAAGAAACGGATGAGAGTTGGGATGGAGAATTGGGTTTCTTTACAGTAAAGTGACGACAAAAGCTAATTATCAAAAGGAACAAGTTTCCACTAAAACCTGTAAAAGCCATTAAAAATCTATGGAGAGGAGTTATAAAAAGGACCAGGCAGCCacaaatatgataaataatatttaacgaagaaagaaaataaatggaaaatggGCAGACAAACCGGGCATCTTCAGCATGCAGTGTCTAAAGCAAGGAATAGAAACCATCCAACTTCATTTCTTAACACCGAAGTTAGATTAGTTAGGtaagttttttaaaaccatCTCCACATGAACATGGATGCTCAACATGTGATCAGACCACACAACATGGACAGGTGAAATCATACGTCCAGgcaatttggtatttaaaaatatataaatagttttttttttgaagtttttttcatttaaaaatatattaagataatatattttttatttttaaaaattattgttaacatcttcatattaaaacaatattaaaacatataaaaaaatattaatttataaaatataattaaccgATACGAAACATGATGTcacttggtttattttttttggaggaAATTGAGACATTGATTACAAAAAGTGGCTCTAAATGCAGCCTTAAAGACAAATACAAACATTGAAAGTGTGATTTGGCAGTGGTCGTCAAATGTCCAAAACGCTGGAAACCGCCTCTTTGCGACACGGAGTTAGgtaataataaaacaagaatCCTTCTAGGGGACCCCAGTGTCGTGGGACGAATTCATATCCACCATTTATCGGTGGGATCAACGGCTGACACTCTTTCTCCGATAAAATAATTCCCGGCGGTGATGCTAGCCATCTATTGTATTATTATTCTACCACTCAAATGATTTATTAACACAAATCTCGGTTCTGTTTAAGACATTCTATCTTTGTTTACTACGTTGACGAGTAGTGGTTAGTAGTTAAGATTatgatagttaatttttttaaaaaaatattttttatttaaaaaatatttttttataatttatttttaacattgtaTATTAGAATGacctaaaattataaaaaaataatttaaaaaattaaatgcgcGAATGATAGAAAATCTGATTCCGTTTCATATTTTACAATCTAGGAAGATTCATGAACAAATTAAGATCAAGTAGATCAATTCCTCTGTGTATATAACCaatcaagtttatttttgataaattttgggtatctcattttttattgctgccctatttgtattatttatataaataaatgactTCCTATAATAACAATATATAATACATTTTATAAATcacacatttttattttttatattataatacatatataattcattatcaaaataatgtttttttggttttatgacTAAGAATTTATTTGAATGAGATTATGAGtctgtttgatattgtggtagtatttattttttaaagtttttttatttagaaatatatttaaataatattttttattttttaaaatttattattgatattagtacattaaactattatgaaaacataaaaaaaattaattttttttaaaaatacttttgaaatataaaataaacaagctctacatctattttatttatttgattcaagAAATACCATATacaaggaaaatattttaacatattatatAAACTTACTTTATATATTCAgaggattgttttttaaattttgtttcgaACCTTTCCAAAAATAAgtagagggaaaaaaatattgcaccAATGGAAAGTAACGACGTTG is part of the Populus nigra chromosome 8, ddPopNigr1.1, whole genome shotgun sequence genome and harbors:
- the LOC133702425 gene encoding pentatricopeptide repeat-containing protein At4g22760 produces the protein MLAAKLTTILNNYLTANQAKQTHACIIINGFNNLEPLLVRQILLSARNKSRRISQYVHSILYHLPHPDSFSWGWAIRYFSQQGQFKEALYLYVQMQRQGLCPSTFAVSSALRAYARTTYKMGGMSIHAESYKYGFSKCVYVQTALVDLYSKLGDMNTAQKVFDELAEKNVVSWNSILSGHLKSGNLLEAQRVFDQISKKDVISWNSMISGYAKIGDMDRACVLFQQMPEKNYSSWNALISGYVNCGDIKSAWRFFDAMPERNSVSWITMIAGYSKCGDVDSASKLFDQIAKKDLLTFNAMISCFAQNSQPRKALWLFSEMLKAYTNIQPDQMTLASVVSACSQLGDLRFASWIESYVNDLGTEIDDQLVTALLDLYAKCGSVDKAFELFHGLNKKDVVAYSAMISGCGINGKVADAIKLFDMMVDAQIHPNLATFTGLLTACNHAGLVKEGYRFFSSMKDHGLVPSTDHYAIMVDLLGRAGRLQDAYELIKSMPMQPHSGVWGALLLACNVHNNVELGEIAAQHCFNLETNATAYYSLLANIYSSAGRWDDVGRLRKLWKEKKLAKLSGCSWTEST